One window of the Salvia splendens isolate huo1 chromosome 1, SspV2, whole genome shotgun sequence genome contains the following:
- the LOC121744983 gene encoding acyl-coenzyme A thioesterase 13-like, with amino-acid sequence MEKAREFLEKYTTGEAADEVSRLSLPPHRPLAESSFYECFGGRGVRLEVLRPDLISSSFRVPPRLVGGDGNLTMGAISTLVDLLGAAVAYQGDDSWNLSADMSISYISPAKLDDELEILARCLGRRGGYSGTHVLVRNKITGAVVAEGRHSLFNARSNL; translated from the exons ATGGAGAAGGCGAGAGAGTTTCTGGAGAAATACACCACCGGCGAAGCAGCCGATGAGGTGTCGCGGCTCAGCTTGCCTCCCCACCGACCCCTCGCCGAGTCCAGCTTCTACGAGTGCTTCGGCGGCAGAGGCGTCCGCCTCGAAGTGCTCCGCCCGGATTTAATCTCATCCTCTTTCAGAGTGCCTCCTCGTCTCGTC GGTGGAGATGGAAACCTAACTATGGGTGCGATCAGCACTCTAGTAGATCTTTTAGGAGCTGCGGTGGCGTACCAGGGCGACGATTCCTGGAATCTATCAGCTGACATGTCAATCTCCTATATCTCGCCTGCCAAACTGGAT GATGAACTGGAGATTTTGGCAAGGTGTTTAGGACGACGAGGTGGCTACTCGGGAACGCACGTGCTCGTACGAAACAAAATAACTGGAGCAGTTGTTGCTGAAGGCCGACATTCATTATTTAATGCTCGCAGCAATTTGTGA